In Microvenator marinus, one genomic interval encodes:
- a CDS encoding serine/threonine protein kinase, with amino-acid sequence MNPTTEPTIERHFPQLELNSKLTHGIEETWAAWDNDLKKPVILKVFKLGDQACGIDGFRAALNAFAKSGHRALPRVYKHHEVEGEKELDIYLLLEHFEGDSLEYWVPREEEQLWSIAEELCIILKELHQARPAIEHRNLKPANIIQTSEGLKLINFGLLDSTQSGHFDPKTRYFRHHMKDDVYALGALMVFLATGEDPFQDPKSRRIRWVEDAKVAISPGLQLWIERCVDANPEARFASAGHAHAALQEGWNEALVEFFDKGLLVLEEGSERLVLRPRPGNFFKSKGVFSTDFWVMVTIGAFLGAAIYLHNLAPVVELIMVAGILYSVVQWIRGIGSSLEVTIDPEGWILREGGKLIAEGELAELKGLAAKKVEGQHVLTLERKARSNLRTNAEVDPRELAALNVHIQHFKRKHL; translated from the coding sequence ATGAACCCAACGACCGAACCAACTATTGAGCGGCACTTTCCTCAGCTTGAGCTAAATTCCAAGCTCACGCATGGCATCGAGGAAACCTGGGCCGCCTGGGACAATGATCTCAAAAAACCAGTAATCTTGAAGGTGTTCAAGCTAGGGGATCAGGCTTGCGGGATAGATGGCTTCAGGGCTGCTTTGAACGCCTTTGCCAAGTCCGGGCATCGAGCCCTGCCAAGGGTCTACAAGCACCATGAAGTCGAGGGAGAAAAGGAGCTCGACATCTACCTTTTGCTTGAGCATTTTGAGGGAGATAGCCTTGAGTACTGGGTGCCGCGCGAAGAAGAACAACTCTGGAGTATCGCGGAGGAGCTCTGCATTATACTCAAAGAACTCCATCAGGCTCGGCCAGCTATCGAGCATCGCAACCTCAAGCCAGCCAACATTATTCAGACATCCGAGGGCTTGAAACTCATCAACTTCGGACTGCTAGATTCCACACAATCTGGCCACTTCGATCCCAAGACGAGGTATTTCAGGCACCACATGAAGGACGATGTTTACGCACTTGGAGCACTGATGGTCTTTCTTGCGACCGGTGAGGATCCGTTCCAAGACCCAAAGTCGAGGCGAATTCGTTGGGTAGAAGATGCCAAAGTAGCTATCTCACCAGGTCTTCAGCTTTGGATTGAAAGGTGCGTGGATGCGAACCCTGAGGCACGTTTCGCAAGTGCGGGGCATGCCCATGCCGCCCTCCAAGAGGGCTGGAACGAAGCCCTCGTCGAGTTCTTTGATAAGGGTCTTCTTGTCTTGGAAGAAGGGTCAGAACGATTGGTCTTGCGCCCGCGGCCAGGGAACTTCTTTAAAAGCAAAGGGGTTTTTTCAACCGATTTCTGGGTGATGGTGACAATCGGAGCATTCCTCGGCGCCGCCATCTACCTTCATAACCTTGCGCCCGTGGTCGAACTAATCATGGTCGCTGGAATTCTTTATTCGGTAGTGCAATGGATTCGTGGGATCGGTTCAAGTCTTGAGGTAACGATTGATCCCGAAGGCTGGATTCTAAGAGAGGGAGGCAAACTCATTGCAGAGGGTGAGCTCGCCGAACTAAAGGGCCTCGCAGCCAAGAAGGTTGAGGGCCAACACGTACTGACTTTGGAGCGTAAGGCGCGCAGCAATTTAAGGACGAACGCCGAAGTCGACCCGAGGGAGCTAGCCGCGCTCAACGTTCATATCCAACATTTCAAGAGGAAGCACCTATGA
- a CDS encoding alpha/beta fold hydrolase, giving the protein MRVLVHSSGLGPQQWRRLMALDASQIYHAISLSGYGETPFDASLSAVQQDVAVVIAALQQEPLKSVHLVGHSYGGLIALLAALESDRVSQLTLIEPLLIDFLSDKARYEMEHLIHEFAKADQAGVPEQAVKGLVEFWNGQGAWDHLSEVVKSALIGVATKIGAEVTDAPRALDRDAISKLGVPATIILSEGAIDAAAEMGQAAAKLLSAKIIRVPGGHMAPITHAKECALVLNG; this is encoded by the coding sequence ATGAGAGTTTTAGTACATAGTTCGGGGCTTGGGCCGCAACAATGGCGACGTTTGATGGCGCTCGATGCCTCGCAGATCTATCACGCCATTTCACTGTCAGGGTATGGCGAGACGCCCTTTGATGCGAGTCTTTCCGCGGTGCAGCAAGATGTTGCGGTCGTGATTGCTGCGCTGCAACAAGAACCGTTAAAAAGTGTGCATCTTGTGGGGCATTCTTATGGTGGATTGATCGCTCTTTTGGCGGCACTCGAGTCAGACCGAGTCAGCCAACTGACCTTGATCGAACCCCTCCTCATAGACTTCCTTTCGGATAAGGCTCGGTACGAAATGGAGCATTTGATTCATGAGTTCGCGAAGGCGGACCAGGCAGGAGTGCCAGAGCAAGCTGTTAAGGGCCTTGTTGAATTTTGGAATGGCCAGGGTGCCTGGGACCATCTCTCCGAGGTCGTCAAGAGCGCTCTAATTGGGGTTGCGACAAAGATTGGGGCGGAGGTCACGGATGCCCCTCGCGCTTTAGACAGAGATGCGATCAGCAAGCTCGGTGTGCCCGCCACAATCATCTTGAGCGAAGGCGCCATAGATGCGGCGGCAGAGATGGGTCAAGCCGCAGCAAAACTCCTCTCAGCCAAGATTATACGAGTGCCTGGAGGCCATATGGCGCCGATTACTCACGCTAAAGAATGCGCCCTCGTTTTGAATGGGTAA
- a CDS encoding serine/threonine protein kinase, translating into MTEIESKHRDALPGLEWLEYLGQGQAKTWRARDRDQEVIVKIFEFEELDEWKGIDLFRREITVLKGLNHPGIPKYIRHVEIEDDGLRIYLIQEFVDAPSLEKLRAAPADLEQIARGVLEILFYLQSFSPPLVHRDIKPSNILYRAPDVFLIDFGAVQLVTPSDEGGSTIVGTTGFMPYEQLMGRAVPASDLYALGMTLVRLATGRAPDTLPVHKMKTLWENQLVLTLRPAFKGFISKLIEPIVDDRVQDASSALKLLNEGSGETRLARRPIETKLILETSPGALRIKPPSQSGRLIAFASIITIVLLFIAIFGGAKTIPVLAGLVFLPILFWDHYTRPNEITIYPKRYTIKSPKGIIDSGPINNFVKFELISHGQEKVPAAITTKDSHRLSVKVSVEEIDWLNATINNFVSEHDGDE; encoded by the coding sequence ATGACTGAAATCGAGTCCAAACATCGCGATGCGCTCCCCGGCTTGGAATGGCTGGAATACCTCGGCCAAGGACAAGCAAAAACGTGGCGTGCTCGGGACCGTGACCAAGAGGTGATCGTCAAAATCTTCGAATTCGAGGAGCTCGACGAATGGAAGGGGATCGACCTCTTTCGCCGCGAAATCACTGTTCTCAAAGGCCTCAATCACCCAGGTATTCCGAAGTATATCCGGCACGTGGAGATCGAGGATGACGGCCTGAGAATCTATCTGATTCAGGAGTTTGTAGACGCCCCTTCGCTCGAGAAGCTGCGTGCAGCGCCCGCCGATCTGGAGCAAATTGCGCGCGGTGTTCTGGAGATTTTGTTCTACCTACAGTCCTTCTCTCCGCCGCTTGTACACAGGGATATCAAGCCCTCGAACATCTTGTATCGTGCACCCGATGTCTTCCTCATCGACTTCGGTGCGGTGCAGTTGGTGACACCCTCGGATGAGGGCGGCTCCACCATTGTGGGAACCACAGGGTTTATGCCGTACGAGCAGTTGATGGGCCGCGCCGTACCGGCGAGTGACCTCTATGCATTGGGGATGACTTTGGTGCGATTGGCTACAGGGCGCGCGCCCGATACGTTGCCGGTCCACAAGATGAAGACGCTCTGGGAGAATCAGCTCGTGCTGACGCTGCGCCCGGCGTTCAAGGGATTCATCTCAAAGCTCATCGAGCCCATTGTAGACGATCGCGTCCAAGACGCCTCGAGCGCTCTGAAACTCCTCAACGAAGGCTCTGGAGAAACTCGCCTCGCGCGCCGCCCCATAGAAACCAAACTCATCCTTGAGACTAGCCCCGGCGCGTTAAGGATCAAGCCTCCAAGCCAATCGGGGCGACTGATCGCATTTGCGTCGATCATCACAATCGTTCTTCTCTTCATCGCCATCTTTGGGGGAGCAAAGACGATTCCGGTGCTCGCAGGACTGGTCTTTCTACCCATACTCTTTTGGGACCACTACACCCGCCCCAACGAAATCACCATTTACCCCAAGCGCTACACCATTAAATCGCCCAAGGGTATAATTGATTCTGGTCCCATAAATAATTTTGTAAAGTTTGAGTTGATCTCACATGGCCAGGAAAAAGTCCCTGCCGCCATTACAACGAAGGACAGTCATAGGCTGAGCGTAAAGGTTAGCGTTGAAGAGATCGATTGGCTGAACGCGACCATAAACAATTTTGTGAGTGAACACGATGGCGATGAGTGA
- a CDS encoding protein kinase domain-containing protein, with product MNTSIDSQIEARLAEMRTNPGELIARFDRNGDGTLDADEWAAARATVAREVLGMSANCPETLVHQRYRLISQIGHGAQGQTFLAHDQHTGQLVALKTLHVKLAHEWKAIDLFQREAEALRKLNHPGIPAYIDAFEENDGTEFYLAQTFVAGDNLEVRLARSEMFDQQRLEHIARGVLEILGYLHSQYPPVLHRDIKPANMILGADDKVFLVDFGAVQNQGSRGTTIVGTTGYMPPEQLAGRAAPGSDLYALAATLVHVATRCHPAELPVKRLKLDWRSRANLDTHFSNWLDKLLEPDVEARPKDARQALRDLDDENALAIPSTADLVPVKRRERSIQLNTNPQRIKRLTYYRNDGDLLVFDEDEYHSHTIGGYIFSVLGIVFLLIPMRLGLWPLFFLPLVFFGIAFWSLLEGSKRFSLRFSKEKGLIWQERQDRTIVPLRDLEEPYVKLASKGEAGVPMINVKPNNKLQLSRTVTTKEAERIVHEIRLWILENADD from the coding sequence TTGAACACCTCCATTGATTCTCAAATCGAAGCGCGGCTGGCCGAAATGCGCACAAATCCGGGGGAGTTGATCGCGCGTTTTGATCGCAACGGCGACGGCACCTTGGACGCCGACGAATGGGCGGCAGCGCGCGCAACCGTGGCCAGAGAAGTCCTCGGCATGTCCGCCAACTGCCCGGAGACTCTGGTCCACCAAAGGTACCGCTTGATCTCGCAAATCGGGCACGGCGCACAGGGTCAGACCTTCCTCGCCCACGACCAACACACAGGGCAACTCGTTGCCCTCAAAACCCTTCACGTCAAGCTCGCCCATGAATGGAAAGCCATCGACCTCTTTCAGCGCGAGGCCGAGGCACTGCGAAAGCTTAACCACCCCGGCATCCCAGCCTATATCGACGCCTTCGAAGAGAATGACGGCACCGAGTTCTACCTCGCCCAGACTTTTGTGGCGGGCGACAATCTTGAGGTTCGACTCGCCCGCTCCGAGATGTTTGACCAGCAGAGGCTCGAGCATATCGCACGAGGCGTGCTCGAGATTCTGGGCTATCTTCACTCCCAGTATCCGCCAGTTTTGCACCGAGATATCAAGCCCGCGAACATGATTCTCGGCGCAGACGACAAGGTCTTTCTTGTGGACTTTGGTGCCGTGCAAAATCAGGGCTCGCGCGGGACCACAATCGTCGGAACCACAGGCTATATGCCGCCCGAACAGCTTGCAGGTCGCGCGGCACCTGGCAGCGACCTCTACGCCCTCGCGGCCACTCTGGTTCATGTGGCCACACGGTGTCACCCTGCGGAACTGCCGGTAAAACGCCTGAAGCTCGATTGGCGCTCGCGCGCAAATCTAGACACGCATTTTTCAAATTGGCTCGACAAGCTTCTGGAGCCCGACGTTGAGGCGCGCCCCAAAGATGCCCGCCAGGCTTTGAGAGATCTCGATGACGAGAATGCCCTCGCGATCCCGAGCACAGCGGACTTGGTCCCCGTCAAACGCCGCGAGCGCAGCATCCAGCTCAACACGAACCCTCAACGCATCAAACGGCTGACCTACTATCGAAATGACGGTGACCTTCTGGTCTTTGATGAAGACGAGTATCATTCACATACCATAGGTGGGTACATCTTCTCGGTCTTAGGCATTGTGTTTCTCTTGATCCCCATGCGGCTTGGACTATGGCCGCTTTTCTTTCTCCCGCTTGTTTTTTTTGGGATCGCATTTTGGTCATTACTCGAGGGCTCTAAGCGATTTTCGCTGCGTTTTTCAAAAGAAAAGGGGCTGATTTGGCAGGAGCGCCAAGACCGAACGATAGTACCTTTGCGCGATCTCGAAGAGCCTTACGTAAAATTAGCGAGCAAAGGTGAAGCGGGAGTGCCAATGATCAACGTCAAGCCGAACAACAAACTTCAGCTTTCTCGCACCGTGACCACCAAGGAGGCGGAACGCATCGTTCACGAGATTCGACTCTGGATCCTGGAGAACGCCGATGACTGA
- a CDS encoding serine/threonine protein kinase yields MSGLPILEAQHFETLFPTLKVENRLTHGIEETWAAWDNELNKPLTIKVFRLEDPREWKNIKPFKREIEAFVKTSHPALPAVQRYRESKVDGLDFYLVMEGVEGESLEYWQPRSEEDLKAIATELSEILKDLHDFQPPLLHRNLRPSNIIQTTDGLKLVNFGFVYLLNPKEANAQRVWSEVREAGYPHSDRFSNPVQADIYGLGATMVYLACGEKLSDVLGINGKIEWEENSKVELSPDFRAWIERCLNRSDKSFSSPFQAQVALMKSWDSGINMAAVSRFLEVETRPDGLIVRTNGSMLKWLWSTRTKFTISGELLLLLFIGLIALGIALIEIGLGVGIAFTSFTFLTFFYVVRRVSGRLELNIDTSSWTLTLNGEEVRRGCLEELNGVRAETAIGHHDIPRLVLELVDGEKFETSIEVAEPEVAKLNRLVRRFKSSVR; encoded by the coding sequence ATGAGTGGGTTGCCGATACTTGAGGCCCAACACTTTGAGACACTTTTTCCGACCCTGAAGGTTGAAAACCGGCTTACGCATGGCATCGAAGAGACATGGGCCGCCTGGGATAACGAGCTCAATAAGCCTCTGACCATCAAGGTATTTAGGTTGGAGGACCCAAGAGAATGGAAGAATATCAAGCCATTTAAGCGAGAGATTGAGGCCTTCGTCAAGACGAGTCATCCAGCACTACCAGCCGTGCAAAGGTACCGCGAGTCGAAGGTCGATGGGCTCGATTTCTATCTCGTGATGGAGGGCGTTGAAGGCGAAAGCCTTGAGTATTGGCAGCCCCGTAGCGAAGAAGACCTTAAGGCTATTGCGACCGAACTTTCCGAAATCCTAAAAGACCTTCACGACTTCCAGCCCCCTTTGTTGCACCGAAACCTTCGTCCTTCCAATATCATTCAAACCACTGACGGGCTCAAGTTGGTCAACTTTGGATTCGTTTATCTACTTAATCCAAAGGAAGCTAACGCCCAGAGGGTCTGGTCTGAAGTTCGGGAAGCCGGCTACCCACACTCGGATCGATTCTCGAACCCCGTTCAGGCCGACATCTATGGTCTTGGCGCGACGATGGTCTACCTCGCGTGCGGCGAGAAGCTCTCAGATGTGCTGGGAATCAATGGCAAAATTGAGTGGGAGGAGAATTCGAAGGTTGAGCTTTCGCCAGATTTTCGTGCGTGGATTGAAAGATGCCTGAATCGCTCAGATAAGTCATTCTCCTCGCCGTTTCAAGCGCAAGTGGCCCTGATGAAAAGTTGGGATTCGGGCATCAACATGGCGGCGGTGAGTAGATTTCTTGAGGTGGAGACAAGACCGGATGGACTTATCGTTAGGACGAACGGATCGATGCTAAAATGGCTTTGGTCAACCCGGACGAAGTTCACCATTTCAGGCGAGCTGCTCTTACTTCTCTTTATTGGACTGATCGCTCTTGGGATAGCGTTGATTGAGATAGGCCTTGGCGTTGGCATAGCATTCACATCGTTTACCTTTCTGACGTTCTTTTACGTGGTGCGCAGAGTTAGTGGACGACTGGAGCTGAATATCGACACTTCCAGCTGGACCTTGACCCTCAATGGTGAAGAGGTGAGGCGGGGATGCCTGGAAGAACTAAACGGCGTTCGCGCTGAGACCGCGATTGGGCACCACGATATTCCGAGGCTTGTCCTTGAGCTTGTTGATGGTGAGAAGTTCGAGACGTCTATTGAGGTTGCAGAACCTGAAGTCGCAAAGCTCAACCGGCTCGTGCGTCGGTTCAAGTCGAGTGTACGATGA
- a CDS encoding serine/threonine protein kinase — protein sequence MSELDQEHFAKIFPMLRVQNRLSHGLEETWSAWEERLGRPVTLKVYRLGNQENWDGLVQLRAEIWALSQSKHPATPKVFEDRESEIDGYNIYVVLETFEGNTLEYWQERNEDDVLSIAQEILLILNEIHNAETPLVHRNLTPANIVVSKDGLKLINFGSIHSIRPRTAEARQLWASTHESERFLSADMDRSLPRIDLYGLGITLIFLATGKIPMDMVREDGKLDWEVHDTIGLTSEFRDWINRMFEPDSEKRFLDASHALAALRKHWTDGLVKIYDGGRLQIETPPSQLIISSKSPTFQDYTLQVSLSVVAGVMGVWFWGISQFVSHTLFAVALIGAVWNVMDLFGKKMVLVIDSTGWKLTINGKTVDHGQVSSLEGLGYRRTREGTMLTIQKSDRPELFTNVDIDVRELEAVNTLIRQFKTSLR from the coding sequence ATGAGTGAACTCGATCAGGAACATTTCGCCAAGATCTTTCCAATGCTCAGGGTGCAGAACCGGTTGTCTCATGGCCTCGAGGAGACATGGTCAGCGTGGGAAGAAAGACTCGGTCGACCGGTGACTCTGAAAGTGTACAGGCTCGGCAATCAAGAGAACTGGGACGGTCTTGTCCAACTTAGGGCCGAAATCTGGGCTCTTTCACAGAGCAAGCATCCAGCAACACCAAAAGTGTTCGAAGATCGCGAATCGGAGATTGATGGATACAATATCTACGTCGTCCTCGAGACCTTTGAAGGTAACACGCTCGAATACTGGCAAGAGCGTAATGAAGACGACGTTCTGAGTATCGCTCAAGAGATCCTGCTCATCCTAAACGAAATCCACAACGCCGAGACCCCACTGGTTCACCGCAATCTCACTCCTGCTAATATTGTGGTTTCTAAAGATGGTCTCAAGCTCATTAATTTTGGGTCGATTCATAGCATCAGGCCGCGCACAGCCGAAGCAAGGCAGCTCTGGGCCTCGACGCATGAGTCTGAAAGATTCCTTTCAGCGGACATGGATCGGAGCTTGCCTCGCATTGACCTCTATGGGCTTGGAATCACATTGATCTTTCTAGCTACCGGCAAGATCCCAATGGATATGGTACGTGAAGACGGAAAGCTAGACTGGGAGGTGCACGACACAATTGGACTAACCAGTGAGTTTCGAGATTGGATCAACCGCATGTTTGAGCCGGATTCGGAAAAGAGGTTTCTCGACGCTTCGCATGCTCTCGCCGCACTCCGAAAGCACTGGACAGATGGACTTGTCAAAATCTATGACGGTGGACGTCTCCAGATCGAAACCCCTCCATCTCAACTCATCATCAGTTCAAAATCACCTACTTTCCAAGACTATACCTTGCAGGTTTCCCTTTCAGTGGTCGCGGGGGTGATGGGTGTCTGGTTTTGGGGCATCAGCCAGTTTGTGAGTCACACACTCTTTGCTGTCGCACTCATTGGCGCAGTTTGGAACGTCATGGACCTATTTGGTAAAAAGATGGTCCTAGTCATCGACAGTACCGGCTGGAAATTGACCATCAACGGAAAGACTGTTGACCACGGTCAGGTCTCAAGTCTTGAAGGTCTCGGATATCGCCGCACGAGGGAGGGCACGATGCTAACCATTCAAAAGAGTGATCGCCCCGAACTCTTCACAAACGTGGATATCGATGTCCGTGAGCTCGAAGCCGTAAACACTCTCATAAGGCAATTCAAGACGAGTTTGAGATGA
- a CDS encoding serine/threonine protein kinase, which yields MRTGPEHFARLFPTLKVENRISNGLEETWSAWEPRLERPVALKVYRLGHQDYWEELGKLRSDIWALSKFKHPAVPTVFEERESEIDGYNLYMVLEHFEGPSLEYWQARTESEIETIAEEVLLILHEMHAGQTPLVHRNITPANIVQTEEGLKLVNFGALHLLRPRTPESELIWQQFMASQWYSGDEHVRSSPRSDFYGLGLTMVFLLTGENPSDLEFKHDRIQWEEHSKIEVSAHLKFWVNRCLEADLDKRFFDTSHAIAALRKHWTDGMVKLYDRGLLKVETPPSQLIIRSKSVRPETYAMQIGFFVAGGLVGIWFWTINWLVSLSCFAIAIVSLIWTGVDLFRKDMTLVIGRGGWVLTVNGKNIGNGPLERLEGLRGRYTDRGTMLAIKEISGRELVSEVEVDELEVEGINQLIEQFKKSLR from the coding sequence ATGAGAACTGGGCCGGAGCACTTCGCAAGACTATTTCCGACCCTGAAGGTTGAGAACCGGATTTCCAACGGGCTCGAAGAAACCTGGTCCGCCTGGGAGCCGCGACTGGAGCGACCGGTGGCCTTGAAAGTTTACAGGCTAGGACATCAAGACTACTGGGAAGAGCTCGGGAAATTGCGGTCCGACATTTGGGCGCTTTCGAAGTTCAAACATCCCGCCGTTCCAACGGTCTTCGAAGAGCGTGAGTCGGAGATCGATGGGTACAATCTCTACATGGTCCTTGAGCACTTTGAGGGGCCGTCGCTCGAGTATTGGCAGGCTCGAACTGAGTCGGAGATAGAGACAATCGCCGAGGAAGTCCTGCTGATTCTGCACGAAATGCACGCCGGTCAAACTCCGCTGGTTCACCGAAACATCACTCCGGCAAACATCGTTCAGACCGAGGAGGGGCTAAAGCTTGTCAACTTTGGAGCCCTACATCTCTTAAGGCCACGAACGCCCGAATCCGAGCTCATCTGGCAGCAATTCATGGCCTCACAATGGTACTCAGGTGACGAACACGTGAGGTCCTCGCCAAGGAGCGATTTCTACGGACTGGGCCTGACGATGGTCTTTCTTTTGACCGGAGAAAACCCATCCGATTTGGAGTTCAAACACGACAGGATCCAATGGGAAGAACACAGCAAAATTGAGGTATCAGCACACCTCAAATTCTGGGTCAACCGATGCCTGGAGGCCGACCTCGACAAGAGATTCTTCGATACGTCACACGCGATCGCCGCACTTCGCAAGCACTGGACCGATGGAATGGTCAAGCTCTACGACCGCGGTTTACTAAAGGTCGAAACACCCCCGTCACAGCTCATCATTCGGTCTAAAAGTGTACGACCTGAGACGTACGCCATGCAAATCGGGTTCTTCGTGGCCGGCGGTCTAGTCGGTATCTGGTTTTGGACCATCAACTGGCTCGTAAGTCTCTCATGTTTTGCGATCGCAATCGTGTCGTTGATCTGGACGGGGGTGGACCTCTTCAGAAAGGATATGACGCTTGTGATAGGTCGCGGTGGCTGGGTGCTCACGGTCAATGGTAAGAACATTGGCAATGGCCCGCTGGAGCGCCTCGAAGGCCTGAGAGGGCGCTATACCGACCGAGGTACGATGTTGGCCATCAAAGAGATCAGTGGCCGAGAATTGGTTTCAGAGGTCGAGGTAGATGAGCTGGAAGTGGAAGGCATTAATCAGCTGATAGAACAGTTTAAAAAGAGTTTGAGATGA